AGATTAATGCTGGCAGAAGAAGCGGGCAAAAAAGAAGACGTGAAAAGAATTTTAAGCCAGGTTCATTATTGCTGGCCGCAAATTGAATTGGCAAGTTAACAGGGGAGTGAAGCGATCCTTCCCCGGATTGGTAGCGGCCAGGGCAGCGATCCTGCCCTGGTCAGAACGGCAAAACCGTTTTGACTATCAGTCAGGCCCCAAAAGCTTGGGGGAGAAAACATTTTCTCTCCCATTTTATTTTATAATAAACGCATTGATTTTTTTCGAATATTGGTTTAGTATGAGATTACGGCCAAGATATATTAACGTATGCCGTTTTTTCAAAATTTATTTATAATTTATAATTTTTAATTTGTAATTGATAAAGATATGTCCGGACATTCCAAATGGGCGACAACCCATCGAGCCAAAGAGATCGTCGACGCCAAGCGCGGCGCGGCTTTTACTAAAATTTCCAACGTCATTACCATTGCCGCCAGAAAAGGCGGGGATCCGGCAACAAATTTTGCTTTAGCTACCGCCGTTGACCGCGCCCGGGGCGTCAATATGCCCAAAGATAATATTGAAAGGGCGATTAAAAGGGGTACTGGAGAATTGGAAGGCGCGACGCTGGAAGAATTGATTTATGAAGCGGTCGGACCGGCTAATTCCCAATTTGTCATTAAAATTTTAACCGATAATAAAAATCGTACGGCCGCGGAAGTCCGCCATTTGCTTGCCGCGCACGGCGCTGCGATGGGCGCAGTCTTGTGGAACTTTGATTTAAAGGGCGTGATCCGCGTCTCGGCAGCCGTTGCCGCTGCCAAAGGAATTGATTCTGACGAAGGCCAGCTGGAATTGATCGATGCCGGCGCCGATGACGTGAAAAAAGAAGCCGAGGGTTTGACGATTTTGACTACCGGAGCCAATTTGCAAAAAGTTAAAACTTATTTGGAAGGCAAGGGCATTGCCACCGAGTCGGCGGAAATTGAATATGTCGCCAAAGACACCATTGAAGTTGCCGGCGATGATTCGGCCAAGATTGAAGGGCTGACCGCGGCGCTGGATGAGAATGAAGATGTATCGGACTATTATTCGAACTTAAAATAAGTTCTTCTCTACGAATTACGAATATTAACGAATATACGAAAACTTTCGAAAATTTTTTATTTGTATTCGTATATTCGTGTTTATTCGTAATTCGTAGAGATTAACTCTATGTCCAAAATCATTCTCGGGATCGACCCCGGCATCGCCGATACCGGCTATGGGCTGATTGAAAAGCATGCGGGCGGGAAAATATCCTCGCTCGCTTACGGTTCGATCAAAACCAAGGCCGGCGCGCCCATGGCCGAAAGACTGGAAACGCTTAATGATGAATTGGAAAAAATAATCCAGAAATATCAGCCGGCGCTGGCGGTTGTCGAAGAATTATTTTTTTACAATAACGCCAAGACGGCGATCGTAGTCGGCCAGGCCAGGGGAGTGATCCTTTTGGCTTGCCGGAAAAATAAAATTCCCATCGTCGAATTAACGCCGCTGCAAGTCAAACAGACGATTTCCGGCTATGGCCAGGCCGGAAAAGAGCAGGTGCAAAAAATGGTCAAAATACTTTTAAATTTAAAGGAAATTCCCAAGCCCGACGACGCGGCCGACGCCCTGGCAATTGCAATTAGCGCGGTCAATGAATTAAAATAATATTTTTAATTGAGAAGAATTAATATACCCACCCCGTCGCCGCGGCGGCGCCACCCCTCCCGAGGAGGGGAT
The window above is part of the Patescibacteria group bacterium genome. Proteins encoded here:
- a CDS encoding YebC/PmpR family DNA-binding transcriptional regulator: MSGHSKWATTHRAKEIVDAKRGAAFTKISNVITIAARKGGDPATNFALATAVDRARGVNMPKDNIERAIKRGTGELEGATLEELIYEAVGPANSQFVIKILTDNKNRTAAEVRHLLAAHGAAMGAVLWNFDLKGVIRVSAAVAAAKGIDSDEGQLELIDAGADDVKKEAEGLTILTTGANLQKVKTYLEGKGIATESAEIEYVAKDTIEVAGDDSAKIEGLTAALDENEDVSDYYSNLK
- the ruvC gene encoding crossover junction endodeoxyribonuclease RuvC — translated: MSKIILGIDPGIADTGYGLIEKHAGGKISSLAYGSIKTKAGAPMAERLETLNDELEKIIQKYQPALAVVEELFFYNNAKTAIVVGQARGVILLACRKNKIPIVELTPLQVKQTISGYGQAGKEQVQKMVKILLNLKEIPKPDDAADALAIAISAVNELK